A window from Megalobrama amblycephala isolate DHTTF-2021 linkage group LG21, ASM1881202v1, whole genome shotgun sequence encodes these proteins:
- the cdk18 gene encoding cyclin-dependent kinase 18 isoform X2, with protein sequence MNKMKNFKRRFSLSVPRTETIEENEFTEQINQLNIHCNDGVVPNSLGLHSLQPSPVAPDSQAQSPTQLQYRNKVQHRRFSMEDVTKRMSLPMDIRLPPEFLKKLQMESTPPCKPLSRMSRRASLSDIGFGKLETYVKLGKLGEGTYATVFKGRSKLTENLVALKEIRLEHEEGAPCTAIREVSLLKNLKHANIVTLHDIIHTDRCLTLVFEYLDSDLKQYLDNCGNLMSMYNVKIFMFQLLRGLSYCHKRKILHRDLKPQNLLINDKGELKLADFGLARAKSVPTKTYSNEVVTLWYRPPDVLLGSTEYSTPIDMWGVGCILYEMATGRPMFPGSTVKEELHLIFRLMGTPTEETWPGITANEEFKSYLFPQYRAQALINHVPRLDTEGIDFLSALLMYDTKCRISAELSLTHSYFQTLGENIHSIPDTSSVFSLREIQLQKDPGHRSSVFQPPGRGKNRRQSIF encoded by the exons GTGTGGTGCCCAATAGTCTGGGTCTACACAGCCTGCAACCCAGTCCAGTGGCTCCAGACAGCCAGGCTCAATCTCCCACCCAACTGCAGTACCGCAACAAAGTCCAGCACCGCCGATTCTCCATGGAG GATGTAACTAAGAGGATGTCTCTGCCCATGGATATTCGTCTCCCGCCAGAGTTTCTGAAGAAGTTACAGATGGAAAGCACTCCACCATGCAAACCTCTCAGTCGCATGTCCAGAAGAGCCTCACTG TCGGACATTGGCTTCGGGAAATTGGAGACCTATGTGAAGTTGGGCAAACTAGGAGAG GGCACATACGCGACGGTATTCAAGGGTCGCAGCAAACTCACAGAAAATCTGGTGGCTCTGAAAGAGATTCGGCTCGAGCACGAAGAGGGCGCCCCGTGCACGGCCATACGGGAAG TGTCACTGCTGAAGAACCTGAAACACGCCAACATCGTAACACTGCATGACATCATCCACACAGACCGGTGTCTCACCCTTGTCTTTGAGTATCTG GACAGTGACTTGAAGCAGTACCTCGACAACTGTGGAAACCTAATGAGCATGTACAATGTGAAG ATATTTATGTTCCAGCTTCTTCGTGGTTTATCATATTGTCATAAGAGGAAGATTCTCCACCGGGACCTGAAGCCTCAGAATCTGCTCATTAATGACAAGGGAGAACTCAAACTGGCAGACTTTG GTTTGGCCAGAGCAAAATCAGTCCCAACAAAAACCTATTCGAATGAGGTTGTGACCTTGTGGTATCGACCCCCTGATGTTCTACTGGGTTCCACGGAGTATTCCACACCGATAGACATGTG GGGCGTGGGCTGTATCCTGTACGAAATGGCGACGGGGCGTCCCATGTTTCCCGGATCGACTGTCAAAGAGGAACTACACCTGATATTTCGGCTCATGG GCACCCCAACTGAGGAAACCTGGCCTGGAATCACAGCTAATGAGGAATTCAAATCCTACCTGTTTCCTCAGTACCGAGCACAAGCGCTCATTAATCATGTGCCCAG GCTTGACACAGAGGGGATAGACTTTCTTTCGGCTCTATTGATG TACGACACCAAGTGTAGGATTTCAGCCGAGTTATCTCTGACACACTCTTACTTCCAGACTCTGGGCGAGAACATCCACTCCATACCTGACA CCTCATCTGTGTTTTCACTGAGGGAGATCCAGCTACAGAAAGATCCGGGACACAGGAGTTCAGTATTCCAGCCTCCGG GTCGAGGCAAGAACCGCAGACAAAGCATATTCTGA
- the cdk18 gene encoding cyclin-dependent kinase 18 isoform X1, with protein sequence MQDFWSSDMNKMKNFKRRFSLSVPRTETIEENEFTEQINQLNIHCNDGVVPNSLGLHSLQPSPVAPDSQAQSPTQLQYRNKVQHRRFSMEDVTKRMSLPMDIRLPPEFLKKLQMESTPPCKPLSRMSRRASLSDIGFGKLETYVKLGKLGEGTYATVFKGRSKLTENLVALKEIRLEHEEGAPCTAIREVSLLKNLKHANIVTLHDIIHTDRCLTLVFEYLDSDLKQYLDNCGNLMSMYNVKIFMFQLLRGLSYCHKRKILHRDLKPQNLLINDKGELKLADFGLARAKSVPTKTYSNEVVTLWYRPPDVLLGSTEYSTPIDMWGVGCILYEMATGRPMFPGSTVKEELHLIFRLMGTPTEETWPGITANEEFKSYLFPQYRAQALINHVPRLDTEGIDFLSALLMYDTKCRISAELSLTHSYFQTLGENIHSIPDTSSVFSLREIQLQKDPGHRSSVFQPPGRGKNRRQSIF encoded by the exons GTGTGGTGCCCAATAGTCTGGGTCTACACAGCCTGCAACCCAGTCCAGTGGCTCCAGACAGCCAGGCTCAATCTCCCACCCAACTGCAGTACCGCAACAAAGTCCAGCACCGCCGATTCTCCATGGAG GATGTAACTAAGAGGATGTCTCTGCCCATGGATATTCGTCTCCCGCCAGAGTTTCTGAAGAAGTTACAGATGGAAAGCACTCCACCATGCAAACCTCTCAGTCGCATGTCCAGAAGAGCCTCACTG TCGGACATTGGCTTCGGGAAATTGGAGACCTATGTGAAGTTGGGCAAACTAGGAGAG GGCACATACGCGACGGTATTCAAGGGTCGCAGCAAACTCACAGAAAATCTGGTGGCTCTGAAAGAGATTCGGCTCGAGCACGAAGAGGGCGCCCCGTGCACGGCCATACGGGAAG TGTCACTGCTGAAGAACCTGAAACACGCCAACATCGTAACACTGCATGACATCATCCACACAGACCGGTGTCTCACCCTTGTCTTTGAGTATCTG GACAGTGACTTGAAGCAGTACCTCGACAACTGTGGAAACCTAATGAGCATGTACAATGTGAAG ATATTTATGTTCCAGCTTCTTCGTGGTTTATCATATTGTCATAAGAGGAAGATTCTCCACCGGGACCTGAAGCCTCAGAATCTGCTCATTAATGACAAGGGAGAACTCAAACTGGCAGACTTTG GTTTGGCCAGAGCAAAATCAGTCCCAACAAAAACCTATTCGAATGAGGTTGTGACCTTGTGGTATCGACCCCCTGATGTTCTACTGGGTTCCACGGAGTATTCCACACCGATAGACATGTG GGGCGTGGGCTGTATCCTGTACGAAATGGCGACGGGGCGTCCCATGTTTCCCGGATCGACTGTCAAAGAGGAACTACACCTGATATTTCGGCTCATGG GCACCCCAACTGAGGAAACCTGGCCTGGAATCACAGCTAATGAGGAATTCAAATCCTACCTGTTTCCTCAGTACCGAGCACAAGCGCTCATTAATCATGTGCCCAG GCTTGACACAGAGGGGATAGACTTTCTTTCGGCTCTATTGATG TACGACACCAAGTGTAGGATTTCAGCCGAGTTATCTCTGACACACTCTTACTTCCAGACTCTGGGCGAGAACATCCACTCCATACCTGACA CCTCATCTGTGTTTTCACTGAGGGAGATCCAGCTACAGAAAGATCCGGGACACAGGAGTTCAGTATTCCAGCCTCCGG GTCGAGGCAAGAACCGCAGACAAAGCATATTCTGA
- the cdk18 gene encoding cyclin-dependent kinase 18 isoform X3, giving the protein MEDVTKRMSLPMDIRLPPEFLKKLQMESTPPCKPLSRMSRRASLSDIGFGKLETYVKLGKLGEGTYATVFKGRSKLTENLVALKEIRLEHEEGAPCTAIREVSLLKNLKHANIVTLHDIIHTDRCLTLVFEYLDSDLKQYLDNCGNLMSMYNVKIFMFQLLRGLSYCHKRKILHRDLKPQNLLINDKGELKLADFGLARAKSVPTKTYSNEVVTLWYRPPDVLLGSTEYSTPIDMWGVGCILYEMATGRPMFPGSTVKEELHLIFRLMGTPTEETWPGITANEEFKSYLFPQYRAQALINHVPRLDTEGIDFLSALLMYDTKCRISAELSLTHSYFQTLGENIHSIPDTSSVFSLREIQLQKDPGHRSSVFQPPGRGKNRRQSIF; this is encoded by the exons ATGGAG GATGTAACTAAGAGGATGTCTCTGCCCATGGATATTCGTCTCCCGCCAGAGTTTCTGAAGAAGTTACAGATGGAAAGCACTCCACCATGCAAACCTCTCAGTCGCATGTCCAGAAGAGCCTCACTG TCGGACATTGGCTTCGGGAAATTGGAGACCTATGTGAAGTTGGGCAAACTAGGAGAG GGCACATACGCGACGGTATTCAAGGGTCGCAGCAAACTCACAGAAAATCTGGTGGCTCTGAAAGAGATTCGGCTCGAGCACGAAGAGGGCGCCCCGTGCACGGCCATACGGGAAG TGTCACTGCTGAAGAACCTGAAACACGCCAACATCGTAACACTGCATGACATCATCCACACAGACCGGTGTCTCACCCTTGTCTTTGAGTATCTG GACAGTGACTTGAAGCAGTACCTCGACAACTGTGGAAACCTAATGAGCATGTACAATGTGAAG ATATTTATGTTCCAGCTTCTTCGTGGTTTATCATATTGTCATAAGAGGAAGATTCTCCACCGGGACCTGAAGCCTCAGAATCTGCTCATTAATGACAAGGGAGAACTCAAACTGGCAGACTTTG GTTTGGCCAGAGCAAAATCAGTCCCAACAAAAACCTATTCGAATGAGGTTGTGACCTTGTGGTATCGACCCCCTGATGTTCTACTGGGTTCCACGGAGTATTCCACACCGATAGACATGTG GGGCGTGGGCTGTATCCTGTACGAAATGGCGACGGGGCGTCCCATGTTTCCCGGATCGACTGTCAAAGAGGAACTACACCTGATATTTCGGCTCATGG GCACCCCAACTGAGGAAACCTGGCCTGGAATCACAGCTAATGAGGAATTCAAATCCTACCTGTTTCCTCAGTACCGAGCACAAGCGCTCATTAATCATGTGCCCAG GCTTGACACAGAGGGGATAGACTTTCTTTCGGCTCTATTGATG TACGACACCAAGTGTAGGATTTCAGCCGAGTTATCTCTGACACACTCTTACTTCCAGACTCTGGGCGAGAACATCCACTCCATACCTGACA CCTCATCTGTGTTTTCACTGAGGGAGATCCAGCTACAGAAAGATCCGGGACACAGGAGTTCAGTATTCCAGCCTCCGG GTCGAGGCAAGAACCGCAGACAAAGCATATTCTGA